The Drosophila biarmipes strain raj3 chromosome X, RU_DBia_V1.1, whole genome shotgun sequence genome includes the window TTTCCcgtgttttttttcttttttttttagctgcTGTTATTTAGGTTTTAGTGTGAGTTTTTTTGGACCAGCAATACAATATACATGGTCAGCGAGTTGAAGAAGATGAGATCAAGAGGAGCAAGAACCCAAAAAGACATCCCCACCATcccacaaaaaaaagaaaatcgtaAAGCTCTAGTATCAAACACTCCCCTGAGAACCCTATAAAAGACCCAACCCCCTACTTGTTAatgatattaaataattactttaatcCTAAACTACATACATATACTCTCTAGTTAAGAAAAtgcactaaaaaataaaaaaaaatacccaATACAAAATAAGGTGGTTTTCATTGAGGGGTTTGATGGGtgatataaaaacaaacttaaAATAGGGGTTCCTTAAATGCCATATTgatcttcttcttttttggtTCAATCAATATGATAccgaaaaattattataatcatgatgatatgaaatataatactaatattatgatataataataatatcatattaatattatgatataatataatgatTATGAATCACCAATACAAGGAATACAATACATGGTTTTCTTTAACTGGTTTTAGGGTgacataaaaaaaaccttaaaagcGGTGTTTTTAAAGTACTTTGTATAGGCTTTTGcccttttcctttttgctTCAATCAATATGATTCTGAAAAATATCatgatataatattataatataaaatatatgatatgatatgatataaaatataatatatgatatgatataaaatataatatatgatataatataaaatataatatatgatatgatataaaatataatattatgaTTATGATCTAATAAATCACAAATATTAGAAACTTAGAAAAATGCTAAGTGCTAACAATATATTCCTATACTTTTCTCCCTTTTAATAGCCAGCACGTGCTAATTTGTATAGATTAAAAAGTCTCGTACTTATGGACTGCATGTAGATTAAGCAGAAGTTCATTGGGCGGGTTCATTTATGGGGTTGACTTTTTTCCTGGCCGATAAGCAAAAATTGCCTTTATGATTCCCAGAAAAAACTGCCtttgtttggttttcatttcatttatttaatactaaaaattGTAACTTTGATTTCGTTTTGTATATCCgtttaattttgttgttttcagtTTAGTTGAATTTTATCTGCTTCATTCTGTAGTCCTGCGGGTTGTCTCCGCTCTGCCGCTGTTAGTTCTATCGTTATATtgatatattatgtatatatatattgtttttgttgtataTGTAAATGTAAAGTATATAACACTATTTGTTGTGGTATTTTGTCAACTACATTCCATTTGTGATTTGAATTTTGTCGGTTGCTTTTTGCTCAATGATCAACAACGAATGAAACAAGAAACGCAGTAAATAAGTGCAAACCAAAGGGAACTCTGCAGACCGCCTTTGCTCAATGGAAGCTAAACTGGATTTATTTGCATTAAGTATATGCTATGGGCGCGTTGCTTGCCCGCTAATTTATTGGATTGAATGGGGTTTCGACCGTCTCGGCAGGGTCAACAAATCGTGTCTGCTGACGTGTCTGCTCTCCGTCTGGCCCAAAGTCGTTGGCACAGTCGCACACCGAGTTGATAAACGGCCAAGTCTTTTCGCATTTATCAAATCGCACTGACAGGGCAATAAAATTAGCTGCTATCGGCCGGGGGGTTCGTTACGCCCCCCGCGATGAGTCACCTAAGTGGGGCCATTGTTGGATCGGCATTTCGCACAGATTCCACACTCATTGGTCAATCAGTTAACACCAACTAGCGCGGGCCGAGTCTAGACTTTGGCCAACAATAATAATGCTGCGTACGCAGgtataaatttgtataaactATTTTAGATATCGTATAATTTGTGCCGTCGCTTGCCATAACATAGTACGCACTTCTAGTTTACTCGCCAGTTTCTTAAGACTCGAGGCTGCTGGGGGGGAATCAGATCTCTGATTTTCGGATTTTACGGGGGAATGTTTAAAACGTTTGCTCTAAAATGTCTGTTAACTGCGCTGCTGATTGTAATACTGCCCCAGCAGCCTCGTCTTCTAGCCGCAGACATACACATCTATGTGGTTCTTAATCGTTACTAATTATCGCATAATTATGCTAATCAATTTGAAGGGTCGGGGACATAACTTAGGCATAATATAACAAAGTGTTGTGACATCATTTCCGCCTTCTTACACGCTACGAAACATATTACATAGGTCGCTTACTTCTCTCGCTACTTCTTATCGGTTTGTCATGATGGGCAAATCAATGGAATTACACAAATTATAGTTAGTTAATCGTTAATAGATTGGTTGGGGGTCTTAATCACGGTAAGTAACAAACCTAAACACTGAGCACGTCGCCATGCCAACAAATGATAATAAAACGTCTAATAGAAAATAATAGAAGAAACTcaatagaaacaaaaaatgggTAATATTGCACATGGAAAACGGTTCAACCTGAATAGTTACATCGTTTGTAGATAAATCGCTAGTCGACAAGCTGCCAAATCGCTTTGGATCGTTATGGGTTCAGGGAGCCACATAAATCATACTTTTTTAAGGGCTATAGACAAGCGCTACTGTTAACTAAGTAGAATATCGTAAGTAGTGTGAATATCGTATTCGTTATCGTAATATCGTTCTCGAACGGGGAGAAAGGGGGCCCCTACTTTTCGCGGTTCTTTCACATATcgttttaaactattttaaatagttgTCTCTTGGTTTTTTTTCTCAGTTTCTCATCTTGCATTCGGTTGTGCATTTGGCCACGCTTGTTACTTGTCTTTCGCACttggtttttagtttagttttagatTTATATTGGTTTAGCTTACTTTACGAGAGTTACAAAATTCATGCCAGACAAATGTGTGTGTTAATATCATTCCACAGGATGAAATCATAATACAAATCAAGTGTGTAACTCAAATGTTCCgtacaatttaaaaagtcGGCGTTTCGATTGATCTGGCATAAGAACAATTCGGTTCGTTTAAAACTTACATTAAAAGTGGTTGGGTAATGGGTTTCTGTTTTGGGGGGCTTACATAAAATCCAAATGCCAATCTGCACTCTATCGCATCGCCTAGAATCAGTTGCCTTCGCTCAAAATGTACAGGGTGTAAAATACTCTCACAATATCGCTCCAATTgggatttaaaataaatacatgagTGTTTTTCGATTGCAAAtgtaacaataataaaaatattgccaaaaaaaatagTAGATACAAATtatcattataaaatatgcatATCGTATTAAATCGAATCAGATGCCATCGATCAATGTACAAGTGTGTGTGGAATACTTCCACAATATCGTTTAAATtaggctttaaaataaataaatatgagtGTGTTTCGGATTGCAAAACGTAAcagtaataaaattaaaaattattgccaaaaaaaaatagatacAATTAGGTATAATAAAACTTGCATATCATGTTAGTGGGGTTTAAACGAATATCATACATAAATATGTTGTAATGGGATTGCAACTATTCTGCCGACTGCTCCTCGCTGCTTAACTACTTCCTGTGCACGCTTCCGCTTCCGTTTTTGTGATCACAGGCCTGCCcctctatatatatatccacgtatatatataaaggtATAAACGCTCCCCCATATCGATATGGGTGTATCCTGTACTGCCCTGCTTTTTCTCTCCCCCCTCACTCGCTGCTTTCCCCCTGGTTGTGGTCGTGGTTGTGGCTGTTGGTTGCTGAGGATCTGGATCTGATGGATCCGTAGGTTATGTGGACAGCTCCGAGCTCGCTCGCCTCACCATATTCAGTTCGTTGAAGTCGATGTCGGTCGACTCGATCGATTGGATCGATGAGCTGCGCAGCTTTGTGCCCGGAAACTTGCCGCGACTCTTTAACGCCGAAAGCTGTGGAAAATCGAATGGGATTTATTAGTATGTggttcattaaaatatttataataggCTAGAACTAGGTAAACTGACGTTTACAAGGCTAAAGCactcaattaatttttgtcaTGCGGCTGTACTAACTACTATATTCAAAGGGAACTTTGAAGGTTTTTGGATCCTTAAGTAAACGgagaattattataattatacaaAAGAAGGACTAACTTTATAATagactttaaaatataaactttGCAATGCTTTAGCCTAGTAATTTAGTAAACAAGTAAAACACAGATCCGATTACAGACAGATCTGAATAAATGTTTGTGTAGAGAAGCGTGTCTTAAATACCTTATAGATTAGTTGCTATGAATATGTCTGTTAGATAAGAAGGCATGCAAGCGtgcagaaaattaataatattacaaaaCGTGTTCCTTAAAATCAGCGAGTTGTCAAAAACACTTCCTCAGGGACGTGTACAtgtcaattaaaaatagaaatcaATATTCAAAAGCTGAGCTGAAATGCGTAGCAAGGACAAAGCGAACTCGTGTCAAAACAGCATCAACTGATGTCAGCTACTCATGCTCATGTCATGATCAACGAGCACAATACGTCACTACGAGTatgcaaaacaaacaacagcGAAGATCGATTAAAGTCGGGCACTTCCATGGCAACAACTAGCATTGGATGCAGTCAATCCTAGTACGAACCCGATGGAGTCACTGACCCACATCAAAATAAAGCATAGATCATCGTTCTACTAGATCGGAACTAGAAATACTCCCGGATAATGGTTCGTGTATAGGACTAAAGCTCGCAAAAAGCTTTGGGAACTTCAAGATAATAACACTAGTCAACAGGAgaatttataaagaatatcaTACATGGTTTAAaggtatataaaatatactttcaAATGTTTTTATCACGATTTTAAGAAGTTTTACGATAGAAGACTATCGTTATTCTTTAATTATTAGATAAATGGAAGAtctacaaaatttaatgtttttttatatcagaTTTTATATTATCAACTTTTTTATCATAATATTTGCTATTGATATAAAAACCCTAAATCTTTTCATAGAATCCTAAAATGTTTCGATATTACCTATCGATATTGTTTATCGATAATAtaatagaaatataaaaaggaGCAGAACCCAtgaaagcttttaaaaatattatgcatacTACATACATATACTACATTTAGCTTTTTTGATGTatcagtaaatattttatcataataaaaattattcttGATAATTTCGGATCAATGATAGGTCACTCATGCATTTTAAGGCTATGAAAAAGGGATAATATTTCTATGGCGAGGCTCTAGAGGCTACACAACGTGCAAACTATAGGATGGCAAGGTCAACAAGGGCTACGAATACGCATTGGTTAAAATACTGAGATGTTTGAGCAGTTTTATAGAGACCTGGGTTTTTTTTGGTAGCTTGGCCTGCTGCTTGAGTTTGGGTTTTCTATGTTTTCGGGGTGGTGTGTAGGTTTGTGTGGCATTAGAGATAGAGGATATTGTGGCTTCTTGATATTCAAATTGAGTGTCGgtaattttcttatttttgtatcaattttttttaattttgctcgctttgtttcgttttcattCAATTGGTTTGCGTTTTCGGGTTGTGTTAAAATTAGTTTAGCTTATCCATTTCCACGGTTCAGTGTCGGGGCTGGTTATTGGCGTGGGATACTAACAAcgcattgtttttattttgtttgcgtgAGAAAGAAATTCAATGAGAAATACAAGATTATTATCTTGGCTTACACAGCCGATGAGTTACGGAATGGGCTTTGAAAATTAACcaaacgaaaaataaaacaaaccaTAAAGTCGCAGAGtagcaaaaactaaaagggtGTAGTATAAAGCTTATCAAACGCATAAATCTTTTCGAGTGCCACAATAATATCTTTTCTATATGAATTGTTGTCTGGTCTTTCAGGTCGAATCTGAATTTGCTACAAGAACAAGTATCTTATTTTCTTAACATAACTTTATGTAGGCAATACACAGCATTTTATCAAATATGTCTCTCCTTTTATAGATTCTATACTTGCTTCTATAACAAACAGATTCGATTTGAAACTAGCTGGCAAACAAAGCATATACAGATGAAAATCGCCTGCAGGAGGCTACAGCGTGCTCATCCAGATTGGAAACATGACTCCGAGCTGGTCTTTGGTTAAGTCAGAGTTGGGTGAGTGGGTGAACAGTGGTTGGGTGGGTGTTAATATTGAatgtctgctgctgctgctggcattTGAATGAACTTAAAAACGTAACCGAAACCAAAAGCAGTGGGGGATTAGCGGCAAATGGCCTGGGACACAAGTGCGCTTAGCACTCCTCGCTCACCTCCGCCTTCATGTCGGCCAGCCTGTCCTGCAGGTCGCGCACCTTATCCGAATCGTCCAGATTGGCGCGCAGTTCGCCCTCGGCGAGCATCTCCGAGTTCTGCGATTGAAGAGAAACCAGCAGAGTTAATAAATGATGGTACTATGGAAATACTATAAAATTCCGCTCTAACCTTGGTCTCTAGTCGGGAAATTTCCTGTTTCAGTTCGGCCACCGTTTGGCTCTGCTCGGTGAACTTGATTTTCACATTCATCAGCTCATCCTTCATGCGAGATTCCAGATCCGAGTATCTGCAAATGGTTTTGGGGCattttaattatgcaaaaGTTGCTTGGTTGTGCGCTTGAATAATTCATCTTACCTGTGTTGCTGTTCGCGCGCCTTGTTGGACATGTCCTTCTCCCGGGTCACGGCcatctccagctcctccttgAGCTTCTTGTGCTCCTCGTCCTGCCGCCGCAGCTGGTTGGTGGACACCTGAACCTGCGTCTCCAGCTCCATGACCTTCAGTCGCAGCTCCTTGAGCTCGGTGAGCGTCTCCATCTCACGGATGCGCGTGGTCATCAGCTCCTCCTCGAGCTTCTGGGTGTGCTCGCTGCTCTTGGAGCTGTCGAAGAAGGTGGTAAGCAGCTTCTTGGGCGTGGAATCGACGGCGTTGGTGGTGCGCTCGCTTTCGCTGCGCTGATTCTCGGCCAGCTGCCGTTGCCACTGGCTGCTCAGCTCCTGCACCCGCTGCTTGAGGTCCTTCAGCGAGAGCGAGGCCTCCGCCTCGCGCAGTTTGCTGGCAATAAGTTCGTCCTGCAAGTGGGCCACCGAGTTGTCGGGCGTCGTCTCCCGCAGCGTCTTCTTgtcctcctccagctcctccaccTTGGCCTTGAGGTTCCGGATCTGGTCATCGCTCTCGGCCAGACCCTGACGCACTTTTACCAGCTCCTCCAACAGGCAGGAGACCATCTCGTCGCGCTGCTTCAGCGCCTCCTCCTTCATGCAGAGCTCGTCGATGGACGACTGCCGGGAGTTATTCTAAACGGCGATCAATACACAGATTAGTTTAGGGTTCTTTGTAAGGATATTGAGTAAGTTTGGGCATGCGGAGTGTGAGTTGTTAGCTTTGAAACGAATAAGTCTACATGGGTAATTACATATGTACTTATCCTAGGTTATTCTGCTTTACAAAGGTAGTCAATAGACACATAGTTAATGTAGTTACTCGTAGACCCAGAAATCTGAGCTCCTACtggttaaaatatatattttctatttatgtATTTGGGGCAACCAATAAACATGCAAAACAACAGAGCCGCAGAGTTATCGTATTGTTCATTCAAACTACAAAGCAAGGTTGCGTGAGCAACCCACCAGATACTTACGCTGTCGATGGATACATTCTGTATGTGAttggtttgtttattttgaaatacatttatttcggATATCGATATCGGATTTAAGCGAACATTTTGTGTGTGTATTTTGAAGCACCACAAccataagaaattaaataaaatagaaaaggaTACAGACGATTAGCAACAGATTCCGTTTTAGTTACAGGACATATGACCGAGAGATTGGGATCGCTGAAAGGGATGGCTTGGCCACAAGCTATACTCACATTCTCCTGCAGCCGCAGACTCAGGCCGCGGATCTCCTCGTTGGCGTTCTCCAGCTGGTGGGAGACCTCCAGGAAGGATCGCCGCATCAACATCAGCTCGTTCTGAATGGCATAGCTAAAAAGAGGGGAAAAATCCTTAGTAAGTCTTCAGATAAAATGAATTACTAAGCATATAATTgtatatgtattattattgAAGTCAGtaaattccaaaaatatttagataaCTCTTTTGTTACTTAGtgtttacatttaaatggaTTTGGAAAACAACAAGTTTTTAGACGTCATTTATATGTTAtccattttttacttttaacaCAACTCattctcttttttttgttttgagattgtctgtttttttatattacttaatgtttacattttaatatattttgaaaataacaacaattacAGACGTCATTTTTCGTTGATAGATTCCATACATATAAGTAATATTTCCGCAACAATTAATAAAGTCTTTGAAAATGCGTTTTTACAATAATATAAGCGCTACTTCTGAATAGAGGTTATACTAATGCTCACTTCTAAtgcttttttgttaaataaaagttatagTTTTAAAGCCACTAAGAAAGACTTTAAGAGTAcatcataaaataatatgagaaACACTTTTAGGTGGCTATAAACCTATTTTCCCATCACCAAACCCACCTagtctcctcctcctccgcccggGACACCTGACCACGCACCAGGCGAGCGGCCAGCTCGGCGCTCTCCGCCTCCAGCAGCTCGTTCCGCTGCTTCAGCATGCAGTTCTCGCGCTTCAGCTGCCGCAGCTCCGCCAtctcctcctgctccttctTCCTGATGTCCTTGTACTCCTTCTCCATCTTCTTCATGCGCTTGGTGTTCAGCTTGATCGAGTAGGCCAGCGCAAAGAAGCCCTCGACGTCGGCCTCCACGCGACCGGGCAGCTCCTTCTGGATGAACTTGATCATGGCCTCCATGTCCAGGCAGAGCAGCGTCTCCTTGCCCATCATGAGCAGGGCCAGCGCCACCTTGAAGATGAACTCCATGCCCTCGCTGAGGAAGACGTCCATGATGCGGCAACTGAGGTTCACGTTCAGCGTGGTGGTGTACAGGGTGAGGAACCAGCTGGAGGCGTACGTGGACGCCTTGAAGCCCTGCTGCTGGAAGTGGATGTGCATGTCGGGTATCAGCTCCTGCACCAGGTTCTCCAGCTGGTACAGGCACAGGCCCAGCTCCCACATCGACGGCTTGAACATGTGCCGCATGCGATGCTGCTGCATGATCTGCACCAGCACGGCGAAGGCCTCCTCCTCGGGCATTTGCATCAGCAGCAGGCCGACTATGAAGCCGGATCCCTGGCAGTAGCCCACCTCGCGGTCGTACAGGGAGTAGGCTTTGATCACATTGAACAGGGCCTCCTGGCCGGGTCCGTCCTTCTCCTTGAAGAACTCCACCTCGGGATAGGTGCGGGCGATGTCCCGCTGGATGACCTTCTCGCAGACGCTGTTCGCCTTGATCAGCTCCGCGTACTGCTTCTTGTCCACATCCGCCGCTCCACTGAGGTGCTGCCACGCGATCGCCCGGAAGTACTGGGGGATTCCACGGCGCACCAGCTCGCCCACACAGGGGTTCTTGCGCTTCAGAGCTCCCTCCCAGTCGTTGACGATGGTGCCCCAGGTCGTCCAGATGTCCTCCTCGGCCACCGAGTAGCCGCCtgcaaataaattagaaataacTATCGATTACTATTTATTGAAAAGTACATACTATCATCCAAATAATACATAACTTTGGTATGAACCCAAATCTAGCACACTTTATTGTATCTATCTGTGCGCGTTGCGTACATTAAGTCAGCGAATTTCGTCAGAAACTGCTTGAATATTAGTCACAGCCTAGTCAAGCTGGGGCTGTGATATGCAATCCCTTATCGTTGGTATCTTTTAAAGTGGATTTTGCTATAGAATGATTACTACttgattttttgttgctttttatgaaaataaaatatatggaatatttgtaatattttgaGGGTTAACCCTTTATAGTTACGGATATTATTTGGAAAcattagaaaatttaatatctattgaaaataataaaattctttaaaacatATTCTTATGTTCTTCTTTTAAGAAACAACAAGAGATATAAAATGCCAAAGGGAAGCTTTcaatctaataaaaataatattaataattaaaaattttaacttcaTTTTAAACCTTTCGAAAACAACAAGCTGGCCCTTAAACATACTAACAAAGAATGTATACTAATCCTGTAATGTTGTAATATTGCCAGGAGAGTTCCACGCATCCAGATACTTACTCGAGGAGACGCTGACCTGACTCGTGTCCGAGTTCTTGCGACTGTGCGTGGAGTGCGTGAGGGACTTGGCGTCGCTCTCGATGAGCTTGTTGGCCGCCTCCAGCTTGGCCAGCAGATCCATCTGGGAGGTGGGCAGGTTCTCTTCGCCGGGAACTGGGCCGCCCTTCACGTCCATTTTCGCTTGGCTCTCGGCTGTTGAGGTCAGGGTCATCTTCTGACGCACGACGACGATGTCCGATCTCAGTCTATACTCCCCTCGGTAGCTTGAGTCCCTCGGTTcccgttcctggatctcagtaGGTCCGATCTGTAGTGCCCCTGATTCGTGATGATCTAGTCCTTGGCCGATGCTCTAAAACCGACACATGATGCTCCTCCCAGTTGGCACACTGTAGGGGAAAGAAAAATAccatctataagatataatcaACGACGAGTTTTGATGTTTTGCGGTTTTCCATGGTTAGTTCTGGCTTATTTGGTGGGAGGAACCTTTGCTACATGAGTGTCTGGCTCTTCGGTATTGCAGATAGTGGCTGGCGAACGCGAAGTTACCGGAATTCGAGGGCCCAGCGAAATGAACTCCCCTCGAGATCTGGCATGTGCCACATAATGGAAGTACTACGGagtatataaaacaaatagacgCGAGTGCAAAGTATTCCAGTCTGTTTGCCAGCCTCTGTGTTTTCGGTTTTCTCTTGTTCTGTTTGTTATTCGTGCGCCCTACAAAACTCGTGCTTATAGAGGGGCTTGCACGGGGGCTGGCGGGCCTGCCGCCGAACAATGGAAAAAGCTGTCAGGGCTTTCTGGCGATTGCCTCGGCGGCCATTTCCTCGGGGCGGGTATGCCCAACCCTGCCACGCAACTAGATCAAGTTTAACTTGCCACTTTTCCACTCTCAGCACCCGAAGGAAAATGCGTCTAAACGTGGGTTGTACGTAAGTGATCAACATGGCGAATAGGAATATTttgaagatatattttacatcTAGGTGATCCCATATTATCCTATTTTCAAATTGCTGagaatacatttatttaatattttactattaTTAACCAAGAGAAGACATCACAATAATATAAATGTAGCctacaaattctttaaaaattaaaattccccTAAAACTATTCTTTACACAACAAGTACAAAGGAATACTGAGATCTTACTgcatttgtaaaataaatataatataataccaAAGAGAGCTCTACATTTTTATCAGAATGTTTTAGCTCTCTCTttgaaagcaaaacaaacccAAAGGAAGTTCCAATTTGCTAAAACACAGCAGCTATCATTTTAGAGAGGAGGAGATTGGGAAGAAAACAATAATAGACTCAGAACTGTTGATATTTAACTCTTTTTTTGGTGAGTTCCACCTCCCCCTTTGGTTTTTGCTTGCCACCTATCAATCAGTTCGATTACACTGCAGTAGAACTATTTGTTATTTCTGGAGGGGAAACAGAGCCACGACGCTTTTATCGCTTTTCTGATAATCTAAAGTTCTTCTTCCTTCGATTAATCCAACATTCCTCATTACCCGATTGCAAGAAAGTGGGGTGTATGGCGAATCGTTTGGTTTTTATCCACCCTTGAGTAGTATACTTAAACTATATATGGTTTTGATATaattatctatatatatgGCGCAGATATAtagtttattataataatttatatagcGCAGAAAATGACTTATCTGAAGGAATCAACTTTTAACTTTAAAGGATTTTGCTGATAAGCAAAGCCATCATTTTTATAGATTCCACTTTCACTTCTGagttattttttatcagtgttCTAACAAATTTTTTGCATGTTCGGGAAATAGAATGTTCAATTTCTgatgggaaatattttttaaaaatacacttttGCTAGGAAAACCCTAACAACTCccctttaatatatttcttagAGTCCCACTTGCCACATCTTTGTTCTATTTTCCATCTATTAATGGAAACACTTGTAGTCCATCACCTGGCCCTAGCCCCTCCGAAACAGCTGTCTCTATCTGGAGGCACTCTGAGCCGCCTTCGGGCCGCGTCTGCTCCGTCTGGCCATTATCTAATGGATTCCTCTGGCCAGACAATGCCACACCCCCTCTGTGGGGTGCCCGGCCCCAGAAAGCGGCTCCTGCTCTACTCGGTCCCAATACAATTGAAAGGCAAAGTAAATTCAAACAGATATGTAGGTCAGGAAACGATAAACAAGCCAGTGGCATACGGCCTTTCGTGAGCCAGTGCATTCATATGTGCGTTGGGTGTTTGTGCGGTGCAGTAGCCACTCGAGTGGCAGCCTTTTCAAATGATAAACCAAAGTCTTAGGGGCTAATGAACGAGTTATAATTACCAGAGTGGGGGTGCTTGGGCTCCTGCCTCTGGGCCTGCATTCGTTTTTTGGTCTGATTCACTTAGGTGCGAACGTAAAGTGTGCAAAAACCTTCCACGAAGCGCCAGAAAACGTTTCAAGACCATTAAAAATTCCACTTTGGCGTGTCTTCTCCTACAAGGCGTATCTCTCGGTTTAACTACAGTAAAAACTAGGTAGGCAAGTCACTTGCGTCAGTACTCCGTGTAATCGATGGGCTCTTAGGTGTGTTtaaggtaaaaataaaaaacagactGCTTTATGGCACTTGGGGAAAACAACATTCTAGAacagaaatattatttaaatttgtttatcaaaCTGAAGGTTATTTTAGAGGTGCGTTTCTTTTTTATCGGAACAAAAAAGTGTGTAATATAAGTACACAAtcatcaataaaaaata containing:
- the LOC108023477 gene encoding ecotropic viral integration site 5 ortholog isoform X1, which gives rise to MTLTSTAESQAKMDVKGGPVPGEENLPTSQMDLLAKLEAANKLIESDAKSLTHSTHSRKNSDTSQVSVSSSGYSVAEEDIWTTWGTIVNDWEGALKRKNPCVGELVRRGIPQYFRAIAWQHLSGAADVDKKQYAELIKANSVCEKVIQRDIARTYPEVEFFKEKDGPGQEALFNVIKAYSLYDREVGYCQGSGFIVGLLLMQMPEEEAFAVLVQIMQQHRMRHMFKPSMWELGLCLYQLENLVQELIPDMHIHFQQQGFKASTYASSWFLTLYTTTLNVNLSCRIMDVFLSEGMEFIFKVALALLMMGKETLLCLDMEAMIKFIQKELPGRVEADVEGFFALAYSIKLNTKRMKKMEKEYKDIRKKEQEEMAELRQLKRENCMLKQRNELLEAESAELAARLVRGQVSRAEEEETSYAIQNELMLMRRSFLEVSHQLENANEEIRGLSLRLQENNVSIDSNNSRQSSIDELCMKEEALKQRDEMVSCLLEELVKVRQGLAESDDQIRNLKAKVEELEEDKKTLRETTPDNSVAHLQDELIASKLREAEASLSLKDLKQRVQELSSQWQRQLAENQRSESERTTNAVDSTPKKLLTTFFDSSKSSEHTQKLEEELMTTRIREMETLTELKELRLKVMELETQVQVSTNQLRRQDEEHKKLKEELEMAVTREKDMSNKAREQQHRYSDLESRMKDELMNVKIKFTEQSQTVAELKQEISRLETKNSEMLAEGELRANLDDSDKVRDLQDRLADMKAELSALKSRGKFPGTKLRSSSIQSIESTDIDFNELNMVRRASSELST
- the LOC108023477 gene encoding ecotropic viral integration site 5 ortholog isoform X2, giving the protein MTLTSTAESQAKMDVKGGPVPGEENLPTSQMDLLAKLEAANKLIESDAKSLTHSTHSRKNSDTSQVSVSSSGYSVAEEDIWTTWGTIVNDWEGALKRKNPCVGELVRRGIPQYFRAIAWQHLSGAADVDKKQYAELIKANSVCEKVIQRDIARTYPEVEFFKEKDGPGQEALFNVIKAYSLYDREVGYCQGSGFIVGLLLMQMPEEEAFAVLVQIMQQHRMRHMFKPSMWELGLCLYQLENLVQELIPDMHIHFQQQGFKASTYASSWFLTLYTTTLNVNLSCRIMDVFLSEGMEFIFKVALALLMMGKETLLCLDMEAMIKFIQKELPGRVEADVEGFFALAYSIKLNTKRMKKMEKEYKDIRKKEQEEMAELRQLKRENCMLKQRNELLEAESAELAARLVRGQVSRAEEEETSYAIQNELMLMRRSFLEVSHQLENANEEIRGLSLRLQENNNSRQSSIDELCMKEEALKQRDEMVSCLLEELVKVRQGLAESDDQIRNLKAKVEELEEDKKTLRETTPDNSVAHLQDELIASKLREAEASLSLKDLKQRVQELSSQWQRQLAENQRSESERTTNAVDSTPKKLLTTFFDSSKSSEHTQKLEEELMTTRIREMETLTELKELRLKVMELETQVQVSTNQLRRQDEEHKKLKEELEMAVTREKDMSNKAREQQHRYSDLESRMKDELMNVKIKFTEQSQTVAELKQEISRLETKNSEMLAEGELRANLDDSDKVRDLQDRLADMKAELSALKSRGKFPGTKLRSSSIQSIESTDIDFNELNMVRRASSELST